A DNA window from Nitrospira sp. contains the following coding sequences:
- a CDS encoding Protein translocase subunit SecF (MaGe:77310128) — protein sequence MLEILGKTNIDFMSKRKAAFIFSGILVLLGLIALMQIARGAANLGIDFAGGTAVQFKFDQAIHIDEVRKALESNGLSNAELQEFGQDNKLLVRIKASTTIEEKTADRVMAVFSKEFPNNTFVVEATTEIGPTIGKKLQEDALIAVVISFIGIILYVAARFELRFGVAAAVATFHDVLAVLGAFYLLDKEVTLLVVTALLTLTGYSLTDTVVVFDRIRETLRLRRRDSEENMINIAVNQVLSRTIVTSLTVVLVLIPLTLWGGEVLHDFALVLLSGVIFGTYSSIFVASPLLLLWPGSGGRAVKRA from the coding sequence ATGTTAGAGATTCTCGGGAAAACGAATATCGATTTCATGAGCAAGCGCAAAGCCGCCTTCATCTTCTCTGGGATCCTGGTGCTTTTGGGGCTGATCGCGCTGATGCAGATCGCGCGCGGAGCGGCCAATCTCGGGATCGACTTCGCCGGCGGGACCGCGGTGCAATTCAAGTTCGACCAGGCCATTCACATCGACGAGGTGCGGAAAGCTCTGGAGTCCAATGGGTTGAGCAATGCCGAATTGCAGGAGTTTGGGCAGGACAATAAGCTGCTGGTGCGCATTAAAGCGTCCACGACCATTGAGGAAAAGACCGCCGACCGGGTCATGGCCGTATTCTCGAAAGAGTTCCCGAATAATACGTTCGTCGTCGAGGCGACGACGGAAATCGGCCCGACCATTGGAAAGAAGCTGCAGGAAGATGCATTGATCGCGGTCGTGATCTCCTTCATCGGAATCATTCTCTACGTCGCCGCCCGGTTTGAACTGCGGTTCGGCGTGGCGGCCGCCGTGGCGACATTCCACGACGTGCTGGCCGTGCTGGGCGCGTTTTATTTGCTGGATAAAGAAGTCACGTTGCTTGTTGTCACGGCGCTCTTAACGCTGACGGGGTATTCGCTGACGGATACGGTCGTGGTGTTCGACCGGATTCGAGAAACCCTGCGGCTTCGTCGGCGCGATTCGGAAGAAAATATGATCAACATTGCCGTGAATCAGGTTCTCAGCCGGACGATTGTCACCAGTTTGACGGTGGTGTTGGTGCTGATTCCCCTGACGCTGTGGGGAGGCGAAGTGCTGCACGACTTTGCGTTGGTGCTGCTCAGCGGGGTGATCTTCGGAACCTATTCCTCGATATTTGTGGCCAGTCCGTTGCTGCTCCTTTGGCCCGGCTCCGGCGGGCGGGCGGTCAAGCGGGCCTAA
- a CDS encoding PAS domain S-box protein (MaGe:77310129), with protein MIFWSRSHSLQHKIIAAIVMVGLLPLSLSLLLSYVEERRALREAIGANFKEVAVEASRRTEMHVTRGINEAQQLATTPFLRTAVSESNRTYEGKDERAVDAMIKDWQQRWRQRDTRSEFPLFINRIVTNYLIRWHDIRKSDYVGILVTDARGALVVSSIPQVEYFYGKTPWWTAVVKSQVSRPYVSDIAFDPAFGTHVVVVAVPIVEDGGQGIIGAVTILLRRDTLFHSIGEVSIGSSGHAMLFASDGTSLICPVLSPEEHTVTPEFIRTIVQEKAGWAIAPDDSHGSHDALIGFAPVRLSEPLAPGSMGGKQWVTVIRQDPAETYAPLGRLVVRVLLYGAVVFAVLLGTGLLVARRIARPIKILHDGVLEIASGRLDQTLQIRTGDEIEHLAEAFNRMAANLKLSFEQIEQRMLEVRRLEEKYRDLIEHSPEMIYQLDRAGRFVHVNQTGLEKLGYSSEEMSAMRLWDVVPEDQAGQVLSYLERLMVEGRNAIETIFLAKDGRRIDVEIHATALFDQEGGGIVHTRAFVRDVTKRHQLERQLQQYTSKLETAVSERTQQLVASQARYKALFDLVADSVFMVDRNGTIVAVNHREEQELGYSEASVVGRSIFDITLPAFREGGRALLLDLAGGQRQVPTHEITVRTATGVEMPVEMDLIRTGDAEAPLIMVQLRDITERKRMEQQLQSYRDELEVKVRERTKEIEETKQYLENLLENANDVIYTLDTEQRFTYVNSKIEAWGYRKDDLIGRPYLALLSKRHRGRRLKSTLDIGAKQVYEVEVVTRMGEARSVMVSVSPLRRVDGEILGVLGIARDMTDTKKLEQQIQNSEKLASVGKLAAGVAHEINNPLGGILNCLYNLGKGTISPARREEYLASMEDGLHRVQKIVRQLLDFSQQHQPEFAPADINTVIERVLVLTNHLFAPNRIALESALGAELPAVMIDRHMIEQVLMNLILNAVQAMKEGGALSIRTWVEEGVCLVEIRDTGSGIPAAVLPKIFDPFFTTKREGEGTGLGLSVSLGIVERHGGKILVDSEIGKGTVFTLWLPVSRERQPVGRVS; from the coding sequence ATGATATTCTGGAGTCGGTCTCACAGTCTCCAGCATAAAATCATCGCGGCCATCGTGATGGTGGGTCTGCTGCCGCTCAGCCTCTCCCTCCTGCTCAGTTACGTGGAAGAACGGCGGGCGCTCCGCGAGGCGATCGGCGCCAACTTCAAGGAAGTGGCGGTCGAGGCGTCGCGGCGGACCGAGATGCATGTGACGCGCGGCATCAACGAAGCGCAGCAGCTCGCAACGACGCCATTCCTGCGCACGGCCGTGTCCGAGTCCAATCGCACGTACGAAGGCAAGGACGAGCGCGCTGTCGATGCCATGATCAAGGACTGGCAGCAGCGCTGGCGCCAGCGCGACACCCGCAGCGAGTTTCCCCTGTTCATCAACCGCATCGTCACGAACTATCTCATTCGCTGGCACGATATCCGGAAGTCCGACTATGTCGGGATCCTGGTCACGGACGCCCGTGGCGCCCTCGTCGTCAGCTCAATTCCGCAAGTCGAGTATTTTTACGGCAAGACGCCCTGGTGGACGGCGGTGGTGAAATCGCAAGTGTCTCGTCCCTATGTCAGCGACATTGCCTTCGATCCGGCGTTCGGGACGCACGTCGTGGTGGTGGCGGTCCCAATCGTTGAAGACGGCGGCCAGGGCATCATTGGCGCGGTGACCATTTTGCTCCGGCGCGACACGCTGTTCCATTCGATCGGGGAAGTCTCGATCGGCTCATCGGGCCATGCGATGCTCTTCGCCTCCGACGGTACCTCGTTGATTTGCCCGGTGTTGTCGCCGGAAGAGCATACCGTCACGCCGGAATTCATCCGGACGATCGTGCAAGAGAAGGCCGGCTGGGCCATTGCGCCGGACGATTCCCATGGCAGCCACGATGCCTTGATCGGGTTTGCTCCGGTGCGGCTCAGCGAACCCTTGGCGCCCGGCAGTATGGGAGGGAAGCAATGGGTGACGGTCATCCGCCAAGACCCCGCAGAGACCTATGCGCCACTGGGCCGCCTTGTCGTCCGGGTCTTGTTGTATGGGGCCGTGGTGTTCGCGGTGCTGCTGGGCACAGGCTTGCTTGTGGCCCGGCGGATCGCCCGGCCGATCAAAATCTTGCACGACGGTGTGTTGGAGATCGCCAGTGGCCGGCTCGATCAGACCTTACAGATTCGGACCGGCGATGAAATCGAGCATCTCGCCGAGGCCTTCAACCGGATGGCCGCCAATCTGAAATTGTCGTTTGAGCAAATCGAACAGCGGATGCTCGAGGTGCGGCGGCTGGAGGAAAAGTATCGAGACTTGATCGAGCACTCTCCGGAAATGATTTATCAGCTGGATCGCGCCGGACGCTTCGTCCATGTAAATCAGACGGGGTTGGAAAAACTCGGATATAGCTCCGAGGAAATGTCGGCGATGAGGCTCTGGGACGTGGTGCCGGAGGACCAGGCGGGGCAGGTCTTGAGCTATCTTGAGCGGCTCATGGTGGAAGGCCGCAATGCGATTGAAACGATCTTCCTTGCGAAGGATGGCCGCCGGATCGATGTGGAGATTCATGCCACGGCGCTGTTCGACCAGGAGGGTGGCGGCATCGTTCACACCCGCGCGTTCGTTCGAGATGTGACGAAACGGCACCAGTTGGAGCGCCAGCTTCAGCAATATACGAGCAAGCTGGAAACCGCCGTTTCCGAGCGGACGCAGCAGTTGGTGGCGTCGCAAGCGCGCTATAAGGCGTTGTTCGATCTGGTGGCCGACTCGGTCTTCATGGTGGATCGCAATGGGACGATCGTCGCGGTCAATCATCGGGAAGAACAGGAGCTCGGCTACTCGGAGGCATCGGTGGTTGGCCGCAGCATCTTTGACATTACCTTGCCGGCATTCCGCGAGGGGGGCCGCGCCCTGTTGTTGGACCTGGCCGGAGGGCAGCGGCAGGTTCCTACCCATGAGATCACCGTGCGCACGGCGACCGGCGTCGAGATGCCGGTGGAAATGGACTTGATTCGCACCGGCGACGCCGAGGCTCCTTTGATCATGGTGCAGCTGCGCGATATTACCGAACGGAAACGGATGGAGCAGCAGCTGCAATCCTATCGCGATGAGTTGGAAGTGAAGGTGCGGGAGCGCACGAAGGAAATCGAAGAGACGAAGCAGTATTTGGAGAATTTGCTCGAAAACGCGAACGATGTCATCTATACGCTGGACACCGAGCAGCGTTTCACCTACGTCAACAGCAAAATCGAAGCCTGGGGCTACCGGAAAGACGACCTCATCGGACGGCCCTATCTGGCGCTCTTGTCGAAGCGGCATCGTGGCCGCCGGCTCAAGAGCACGCTCGATATCGGCGCCAAGCAGGTGTATGAAGTCGAGGTGGTGACGCGCATGGGCGAGGCCCGGTCTGTTATGGTGAGTGTCTCGCCGTTGCGCAGGGTGGACGGAGAGATTCTCGGTGTGCTCGGGATCGCCCGGGATATGACCGATACCAAGAAGCTGGAGCAGCAGATCCAGAACTCTGAAAAACTGGCCTCCGTCGGCAAGCTGGCTGCCGGTGTGGCGCACGAGATCAACAATCCGCTGGGCGGCATCCTGAACTGTCTTTACAATCTTGGGAAAGGAACAATCTCGCCGGCCCGGCGCGAGGAGTATCTGGCCTCGATGGAAGACGGGCTGCACCGCGTGCAGAAAATCGTCCGGCAGCTGCTGGATTTTTCGCAGCAGCATCAGCCTGAATTCGCGCCGGCCGACATCAATACGGTGATCGAACGGGTGCTGGTCTTGACGAATCACTTGTTCGCGCCGAACCGGATCGCGCTTGAATCCGCATTAGGCGCCGAGCTGCCGGCGGTCATGATCGACCGGCATATGATCGAGCAAGTGTTGATGAATCTGATCTTGAACGCGGTGCAGGCCATGAAAGAAGGCGGCGCGCTTTCGATTCGGACCTGGGTGGAAGAGGGGGTGTGTCTGGTGGAGATCAGAGATACGGGGTCCGGCATTCCGGCGGCGGTGCTGCCAAAGATTTTCGATCCGTTTTTTACGACGAAGCGCGAGGGCGAAGGGACTGGGTTGGGCTTGTCGGTGAGTCTTGGAATTGTTGAGCGGCACGGAGGCAAGATTCTTGTGGATAGTGAAATCGGCAAAGGCACGGTCTTTACACTCTGGCTGCCTGTGTCCCGCGAGCGGCAGCCGGTGGGGCGGGTGTCGTAA
- a CDS encoding WDREPEATSREGION domain-containing protein (MaGe:77310131) has product MPEHTMPPSLPSATPEAATPPPPIDFLEYWKTDCREIKTFRGHSHGVWTVAFSPDGLTLASGGAERLVRMWDIETGRLLRSLRGHTNDIRAIVFTPDGQTLATASEDRTIRLWNPKTGEPTKLLFTRYDHNVCSLSLSPDGLMLARGSHNKDIKIWEVTTGTELMTLLGKDQYDHHWSVCVAFCPDGIHLASGTDIGKIKLWEVLPSGEEKVLHDGHWQRDADDSTETRGYFIEDDGGFQKPMDYWIGAMIFTPDGKTLITGSRDKTIKFFEMPKLIEKKSLSGHTAWVRSLAVSPDGKVLASAGDDNTIKFWDIAAGRHFKTVKGHTAGVRQITFSPDGRRLASASWDRTIKLWEGGAEPAE; this is encoded by the coding sequence ATGCCTGAACACACAATGCCCCCCTCTCTTCCCAGCGCCACTCCGGAAGCGGCCACCCCGCCGCCGCCCATCGACTTCCTAGAGTACTGGAAAACCGATTGCCGGGAGATCAAGACCTTTCGCGGACACTCGCACGGCGTCTGGACCGTCGCCTTCTCCCCGGACGGACTCACGCTCGCCAGCGGCGGCGCTGAACGTCTCGTGCGCATGTGGGATATCGAGACCGGCCGGCTCCTGCGCTCGCTCCGCGGCCATACCAACGACATTCGCGCCATCGTCTTTACGCCAGACGGGCAGACCCTCGCGACCGCGAGCGAAGACCGCACCATCCGCCTCTGGAATCCGAAGACCGGCGAACCGACCAAGCTGCTGTTCACCCGGTACGACCACAATGTATGCAGCCTCTCGCTTTCACCGGACGGCCTCATGCTCGCGCGCGGGAGCCACAATAAAGACATCAAGATCTGGGAAGTCACCACCGGTACCGAGCTGATGACCCTTCTGGGCAAAGATCAATACGACCACCACTGGTCCGTCTGTGTCGCCTTCTGCCCGGACGGTATCCATCTAGCCAGCGGCACCGATATCGGAAAAATCAAGCTATGGGAAGTGCTCCCGAGCGGCGAGGAGAAAGTTTTGCACGACGGGCACTGGCAGCGCGATGCCGACGATTCCACGGAAACCCGCGGCTACTTTATCGAGGACGACGGCGGCTTCCAAAAGCCGATGGACTACTGGATCGGCGCCATGATCTTCACGCCAGACGGCAAGACCCTCATCACCGGCAGCCGCGACAAAACCATCAAGTTTTTCGAGATGCCGAAGCTGATTGAGAAGAAGAGCCTGAGCGGACACACGGCCTGGGTCAGATCTCTGGCCGTATCGCCGGACGGGAAAGTGCTCGCTAGCGCCGGGGATGACAATACCATCAAGTTCTGGGATATCGCTGCCGGCCGCCACTTCAAAACGGTGAAGGGCCATACCGCCGGAGTCCGTCAAATTACATTTTCGCCAGACGGACGCCGGCTTGCTAGCGCCTCATGGGATCGCACGATCAAGCTCTGGGAAGGCGGAGCCGAACCGGCCGAGTAG